The region CAGTGGGGCGTGGCTAAACGCTCTGCCGATTCGACAAGTATCGCTTACCCGATTGCATTTCCTAATGCGGCCCTTTGTACAAATTTGACGGTGATATGGAGCGGGCATTTCACCGATCAAAACGTATTTTGCCAGCCGGTCGACCGTACCCGGTTTAATTACATTGCGGGCTCTGGCGAAGTTAGCTCTTATTTTCTGGCTATAGGTTATTAACAGACATGCCTTCTTATTATTACAGCCCAAAATTAAACGCCTTTTTTGCGGCAGCGCTGGAGAATGATTATCGCGCTTCCGGTACATGGCCTGATGATGTAACACCAATCAGTGACGATCTCTATCACTCATTAATTGAAGGGCAGGCAGACGGGAGAATCATTACTGCGGATGAAATGGGACAACCTAAGTTGATCGAACCGACAATCGACTGGCGTGCGCAAGCTGAAGCACGGCGTCAGATGCTGCTATCACAAGCTCATAGCGTAACGTCGGACTGGCGTGTTGAGTTGATGCTTGGTGCACTTCCTGAAGCAGACAAGGCCAGCCTGTCACGGTGGATGGAGTACATTCGCAAAGTGAAGGCGTTGAGCTTTACCTGCGTTAGTGATGAGCAAGGTTTTAAGACAATCACTTGGCCTGCAAAGCCTGGCTAACCCGAAGGGGGCTCAAGCTGGGTTGCGCACCGCCTTCGGGCGGTTTCTTCTTCGCCTAGTCTCGTATCACATTGATCGGTGAAAGCGATCAATGTCGTCTTATTGATCTATAGTACCAATTTCAAATCTAGCCGCTTGGCTGGTAGTGTGCCCACAAAAACTAAGTGGGTATTGTTATGCTTCCCAGGCTTACTCCCGGCGCAAAACTATTCTTAATTATTCTGTTTGGCGGCGGATTTATGCTTACTGCATTGATCGCGTACATGCTTACACCATCAGCTTCCAGCAACCAGCATTTCAGAAGGGCTTTACCCGTCAGGCTCAACTGCGATGAGCACGATTTCATTTTTGAAGGGAATGGAGAAGAGGCGAAGGAGCACATTCGGCAACTCCGGACGCGGCATTACGATCACTACTGTCTGAAGCGGGTTGGGGAGCATCAGTGGGACGTTTACGCTAAGTAGTAGTCGTACCGGTTACCTGTGATACAAGCTAAGAAAAATGATATCAATTAACGTCCGCTTAGAGCGAAAAGCGGACGTTGAATGCTCGAAGATTGATTGCATCCTTCTGGTTTACCTGTGCAGGCATACCGCAAACGAATTATCACAAGATGAGCCATTGCCAGATAAACATATCTGAATTAATGAATATATGATTGACTCACAGATTGCAGGCAGCGAGAATGTCTTCAATTCTGGACTCAGGAGTCATCATGCCTCAATTTCAGCCTCTTCAGCTTTTCAAAAATCTCTCTGATGAAACACGACTCAGTCTGGTGCTGCTGTTGCGCGAAAAAGGAGAGCTTTGCGTCTGTGAACTCACGTCAATGCTGAAAGAAAGTCAGCCTAAAATTTCCCGGCATCTGGCGTTACTCAGAGACGCCGGTCTGCTTATCGACAGGCGTGACGGCAAGTGGATTTATTATCGGTTATCACCACACATGCCCGCCTGGGCTGCTGCGGTGATTGAGCAGGCTTACCTGTGTCAGCGCGATGACATTCTGCAACTCAGTCAGCAGGCTGAAAGGAATAACGCGACCACCAACGGCAAGCCTGTCTGCATTTAAAAATTTACCCAAACACATATGATTTTTCATACTTGTTGGCAGGGCTGTCTTTAGTCCGGTTTGCAGGCTTTATATCCAAAGGAGAAAGTATGTTTCTGGCAGGCGCTATATTCGTCCTGACACTGGTGCTGGTTATCTGGCAGCCAAAGGGACTCAGTATTGGCTGGAGTGCGGTTATCGGGGCCGCGCTGGCGCTGCTGACCGGCGTGGTGCATATCGGTGATATTCCGGTTGTCTGGCAGATTGTCTGGAACGCCACGGCCACGTTTATCGCGGTTATTATCATCAGCCTGCTGCTTGATGAGTCTGGCTTTTTTGAGTGGGCTGCACTGCACGTTTCCCGCTGGGGAAGCGGCAGAGGCAGGCTGCTTTTTACGTATATTGTTCTGCTGGGCGCAACGGTAGCGGCACTGTTCGCCAATGATGGAGCGGCGCTTATCCTGACGCCAATCGTCATTGCTATGCTGCTGGCGTTGGGCTTTAGCCCCGGCGCCACGCTGGCGTTTGTGATGGCGGCAGGCTTTATCGCGGACACATCCAGCCTGCCGCTCATCGTATCGAACCTGGTCAACATCGTGACGGCGGACTTTTTTAAGTTGGGGTTCAGCGAATATGCATCTGTCATGGTGCCGGTAAATATCGCGTCCGTGGCGGCCACGCTGGTTATGCTTCACCTCTTCTTCCGTAAAGACCTCCCGGTCACTTATGACCTGGCGAAACTGAAGGTGCCACGGGAAGCCATTCGTGACATGCGAACTTTTAAAGCCGGATGGCTGGTCCTGCTCCTGCTGCTGGCCGGTTTTTTTGCCCTGGAGCCGCTCGGCGTTCCGGTCAGTCTGGTGGCTGCGGTGGCGGCATTTATTCTGTGGCTTGTTGCCCGGAAAGGGCACGTAATTGACACCGGTAAAGTGCTGAAGGGCGCGCCCTGGCAGATCGTCATCTTCTCGCTGGGTATGTATCTCGTGGTGTATGGCCTGCGCAACGCCGGGCTGACGGATTACCTCTCAGCCATCCTGAACCGGTTTGCAGAGCACGGCGTCTGGGGTGCCACGCTCGGCACCGGTTTTTTGACGGCCTTTCTGTCATCGGTGATGAACAATATGCCTACCGTCCTGGTCGGTGCCCTGTCCATTGATGGCAGCACGGCTCAGGGCGCGGTGAAGGAGGCGATGATTTACGCCAACATCATCGGCTGCGATCTCGGCCCGAAAATCACACCCATCGGCAGCCTGGCGACCCTGCTGTGGCTGCACGTTCTGGCGCAGAAAAACATCACCGTCAGCTGGGGCTACTACTTCCGCGTGGGCATTGTGATGACCCTGCCGGTGCTTTTTGTGACGCTGGCCGCGCTGGCCCTGCGCCTGTCTGTTTAACCTAAACCTCGGGGCTGCGTCTGCGCAGCCCCGTAACGGAGTACCGTTTATGACTGATATCACTATTTACCACAACCCGGCCTGTGGGACGTCGCGTAACACCCTGGCGCTTATCCGCAACAGTGGCGTGGAGCCAACAGTGATTTTGTATCTGGAGACGCCACCATCCCGCGACGAGCTGAAGAAGCTGATAGCAGATATGGGTATCAGCGTACGCGCCCTGCTGCGCAAAAATACAGAGCCGTATGAGCATATGGGGCTGGCAGAAGACCGGTTCAGCGATGATGAACTGCTGAATGCGATGCTGGCTCACCCCATCCTCATCAACCGCCCGGTGGTTGTGACGCCGCTCGGCACAAGGCTCTGTCGTCCGTCTGAAGCGGTTCTGGACATTCTGCCTGACCCGCAGCAGGGAGCATTTACGAAAGAGGACGGCGAAAAAGTCATTGATGAACACGGAAACCGGATCAGCCACTGATTTTTTCAGTGTGCTGCCGGCAGGAAGGGAGACGCAAAAACAGAAGCCGGCAGATGCCGGCTTTTTTCATATACTGCGCTGATTAACCCGCTCAGACAGCTGCGCGGCACTCTCCTTCCTTTCGCTGTAGCGATCGGTCAGGTAGTCACTGCGCCCGCGCGTCAGCAGAGTGAACTTCATCAGCTCCTCCATTACGTCCACGATGCGGTCGTAGTATGGCGAAGGCTTCATGCGACCATCTTCATCAAATTCGGCCCACGCTTTTGCCACGGATGACTGATTCGGGACAGTGATCATACGCATCCAGCGGCCGAGGATGCGCATCTGGTTGACGGCATTAAACGACTGCGAGCCGCCACTGACCTGCATAACGGCGAGAGTTTTGCCCTGAGAAGGCCGCACCGCCCCCGACGTCAGGGGTATCCAGTCTATCTGCGCCTTCATGATGCCGGTCATGGCACCGTGACGCTCCGGCGAGCACCAGACCATGCCTTCGGACCAGAGAACCAGCTCGCGCAGCTCTGCAACTTTCGGATGCGTTTCCGGGGCGTCATCGGGCAGGGGCAGGCCGGACGGGTTAAAAATTTTCACTTCGGCGCCCATTGTCGTCAGCAGCCGGGCCGCCTCTTCCGTAGTTAGACGGCTGTATGAGCGTTCCCGCAGCGAGCCGTAGAGCATCAGGATGCGGGGCGGGTGCGCTACTTCTGCAGCCCTCAGCTTATCTTCAGTCAGCGGCACGTCCAGGAGTGAAGTATCAATATTTTTCAGGATATCGTTCATGTTGTTCACAATGAGGTCTCTTCATGAGTCGTCACGGTTGACAGGCTGCAGCTGCCACCTGCACAGCATTCTTCTGTCAGAAAGGCCATCAGCTGTTCAAGCTGCGCATAGCAGGGTCTGCAGAACAGGGTACGGCTCTGCCGCTCCTGGCTGACCAGCCCGGCGGACATCAGCGCGGAAATATGATGACTGAGCGTGGAGGGCGGAATACCGAGGCGCTTCTGCAGAACGCCGACCGGCAGGCCGTCATGACCCGCTCTCACCAGCTCCCGGTACACGCTGAGACGGGTCGGGTGCCCCAGCTCCCGAAGCGCATTTGCTGCTGTATTTAAATCCATGCGGCCTCCTTAAACTATATTTCCAGAATAATGGAAATATAGTCAGCGTCAAATATTTTTCCCCGGAATGGATGGCACGTTCTTATCCCGGTTCTGTCCAGCAGAGGAAGGATGGCGACGCCAGATCACTATGGAAATCGCCGTGATGAACAGGGTAAGGATGGCAGATAAAAGCAGCGTGCCGGGTATGCCGTATCGCTCCAGCAGTATGGCGTAAGCTGACGGAGCGAGCGCCGCGAGCAAAAAAGCTGGTGACAGCAGTACGCCTGTTTTACGGGCATACTGCTGCGGATCAAACAGCACAAGAGGTAGTACGGCCTTAACTACCGTACTCAGTCCGTTCACAGCTCCGTAACTCAGAATAAAGATGGCTGTAGCCACAGGGGTAACATTACCTGCAAGGCCGGCCAGAAAGCAAAATGGCAGCAGAATGCCAGTAACCAGGCTCAGACGAATCGCTGAAGTACGTGCGCCAGAAGCCACGTCCAGCAGTCTGGCGCTCACCTGTCCCACTCCCCACAACATACCCGCCACGGCGGGCATACCATAAGCGGCCAGTATCTGAGGAAAATGAGCGGACACGCCGGTGGAAACAAAGCTTATCAGCGCTATTAGCGTGGCGTACCACAGGCCGCTGATGAATGCTTTTCGGTCTTCTGCTGTTCCGATCGCCGGAAGAGCAGGCTGCCCGGCAACGGGAGGTTGACTCCGATGCCCTGCCGGAACGGTGGACAAAAAAAGCAGGCTGACAATGCCCGCGCAGCCGTAAACGATAATGGCATGCCGCCAGTCGGTAATGTGCAGTAGCGCAGCGCCAGCAGGCCAGAACGCGACTGAAGCGAGACCACCCAGCAGTGTGACCAGGGTAATTGCCCGGCGGGCCCCTGCGCCTGCGGTTTCTACAAGCAGAGCAAATGCGGCATCATACAGTGCAAGTCGCATGCCGGCTCCCGTCAGGAGCCAGACGGCAACCCACGATGTTGTTGAATGGGTAAAAGCCATCAAAAAACAACCGAGGACTATGGCGAAGGTTCCCGCCATCATCATCGTATGTACGCCGGTACGGGCCATAAGGGGGCCGGTAAGCGGCGAAACAAGCCCCATAACAAGCATGGCAGTAGTCAGCCCGGAGAATGTCACAACCGGCGACCAGCCTGTCTCCGCCATGATGGCGCTCCCGAAGACTCCCGGCATATAGAATGTGATACCCCAGTTGATAAACTGCGTCATGCCAATGCAGAAAATGGTGCGGCCTGTCAGATACCCGTCAGTCAACCTGTACTTTCCGGAAATGTGGCGTCGCCCTGCCCAAGCGTACGCTGCATGATGACCGTATCAAGCCAGCGTCCGTGCTTGAAGCCCACAGATTTGAGCGTTCCTGTAATTCTGAAGCCTGCCGCACTATGCAGGGCAATAGAGGCGGTGTTTTCGCTGTTGCCAACTACGGCCACAAGCTGGCGAAAGCTACGGGCCTCTGCCCATACGACCGCATTCGATAACAGCTTTTTTCCAATCCCCTTACCCTGAAAGCCAGGGGCAATATATACAGAGTCCTCCAGGGTGAATCTGTAGGCACACCGTTCCCGGTAGAGTGATAGGTAGCAGTACCCGCGGATATCGCCGTCTTCAACCGCCACAAACCAGGGCAGTCCTGCTGCCCGCACCTTTTTCAGACGGGCTGTCATTTCAGCCGAATCCGGCGGTTCGGTTTCAAAAGTGGCGGTGCCATGCAATACGTGATAAGCATAAATCTGCTGGATGGCAGGAATATGTCGTTCATCTGCTTCGGTTATTTCCATCGGTACGGCTCCTTCTACGGTCAGAAGCAGAGACTAACCCGAATGAATAATTTCAGACAGGCAGCAGGACTTATCAGCGGCATAAGGAAAATTTTGGTATGGCAAACCTGAACCTCGATTACCTGGTTACTTTCAGACTGGTCGTCAGCCGGGGCAGTTTCTCCGGCGCGGCTGAAGCACTTGGTCTGTCGCAGCCGGCAGTGAGCCTGCAGATAAGACAACTGGAGCAGGCGCTTCAGGTCCGACTTATTGAGCGAACCAGCCGGGGAGTAAGGCCCACGCCTGCCGGGCTGACTCTCGTTGAGCACAGCATGAAAATTGATGCAGTGGTAAGTACAGCAGTTGAATCGGTGTGCCTGCATTCCGATGAGATAACCGGCACTGTTACTGTCGGCACAGGCGCAACGGCCTGTATTCATCTACTGCCCCCCTTACTGCAGCAACTGCGGCAGGTCCATCCCCTGCTGAAGGTGGACGTACGCACAGGTAATACTTCCGATATTGTGCGGGGCGTGGAGGAAAATCGTATAGATATTGGCCTGGTGACTCTGCCAGCTGCAGGTAAAAACCTGAGCATCATCCCGCTGGGTACGGATGAGTTTGTTGTCATCATGGAAAAGGATGCATCAGAGCAGAGCGCGAAAATATGGACTCCGGGCGCCTTGCTGCCGCTGCCGCTGATTATCTTTGAACCGGGAAGCGGGACACGCGCCCTGATTGACCAGTGGTTCCGGGAGACGGGACATATTGCCTGCCCGGTCATGGAGCTTGGCAGTATCGAGGCTATTAAAAGAATGGTCCGTGCAGGTCTTGGCTACAGCATTGTTCCCCGAATGTCCGTTGCATGCATCGAGGAAAGATCGGGGCTAGATCTTTACTCTGTGGCGCCCTCTCTTCACAGGACTCTCGGGGCAGTTATGCGGGAGGACCGGATTGTAAGCAGAGGAATCAATGAAGTGCTGAAAAGCCTAAACAGCAGTTTTGCAAAAAAAGAAATCAGATAAATATTATTCGATATCTAAACCGGACAGGTCCGTTCTACTCTTCCCGGCGAAGTATCACTACAGCGTTTACCAGCTACCAATGTCCGCTCCTGGCACAAAGCTGACAACAGGATTAGGCACATGTAATAGCTTTGTACCACTTGCTATTGCCGAGAATGATAGGTCAAACCGTGGGGCATATATGGGACACATGAGTGTCATAAATGCCCCAAACATGAACATAAAGCGAGCTAGTTAAGTGCTTAAAAAAGCCCATTCAGCCCAGAAAATACGGTAAATTTCCAAAACTCCGCACCGTCCTTCCCTTATCGCCGATAACCACCGCTACCAGCCGGGTAGCGGCGCCATCGATTTCCGCGTGGCGTTCGACCAGCTCCGCGCCGACGGCTACGACGGCTATATCGTCTACGAGTGCCGCATCCGGGCTGACGATCCGGCACAGGCGTACCAGCAGTCTCTCGATTTCCTGCGTCAGTGTTAAGAGGCGGCGTGCGAAATGAGTGCTCATCAAGCCTCGCCACTACGGGTCGCCATTATCGGCGCCGGTCAGGTGGCGGATAATGTCCATGCCTCGTTTTACCGCACACGCGAAGAGGTGCAAATGGTGGCTGTCTGCGACAGCCGCCCTGAACAGGCGCAGGCGTTCGCAGAACGCCACGCCATCAGGCACGTTTTCGCCGATGTCGCCACGCTGCTTGCTGACGCGCGCCCTGATGTGGTGAGCGTCTGTTCGCCAAACCGCTTTCATCATGAGCATGTGATGCAGGCGCTGGCCGCGGGCTGCCATGTGATGTGCGAAAAACCGCCCGCCATGACGCCCGCGCAGGCGGACGAGATGCGCCAGGCCGCGCGTCGCGCCGGAACCGTGCTGGCCTATGATTTTCATCACCGTTTTGCGCGCGATACCCAACTCCTGCGTGAACAGGTCGCACACGGTGTGCTCGGTGACATCTATGTAACCAACGCCCGCGCGCTCAGGCGTTGCGGCGTTCCTGGGTGGGGCGTGTTTACCAATAAAGCGTTGCAGGGCGGCGGGCCGTTGATAGATATCGGTATTCATATGCTGGATGCCGCCTTATTTGTGCTCGGCTTTCCGCAGGTCTCGCGCGTCACCGCGCACACGTTCCAGAAGCTTGGCACGACCAAAAGCAGCGGCCAGTTTGGCCACTGGGATCCGCAGCGCTACACGGTAGAGGACGCGCTGTTCGCCACTCTGGAGTTTACGAACGGCGGCATTTTACGTCTCGAAACCTCCTTTGCGCTCAACATTGCGCCGCAGTCGTTGATGAACGTCGAGTTCTGCGGCGATAAAGCCGGCGCGACGCTGTTCCCGGCCCATATCTATCAGGATTGCGATGGCGAACTGCTGACGCTGATGCAGCGTGAAAAAGCCGATGAACGACGGCACCAGCGCAGCATGGAGGCGTTTCTCGACTGCGTGCAGGGCAAACCCGCGCCGATTGCCGATGGTGAACAGGGCTGGCAGATCCAGCGGCTGGTAGCCGCTATTTATCAGGCGGCAGAAACAGGGATGTGCGTTGAACTATGAATCCGTTAACTACGCTGGTCGAAGCGCGCTTTGACCCGCATTACCACAACAAATACGCCACGCTGATGGCCGCCGGTAACGGCGCGCTCGGTGTGCGCGCCACGCATGATGAAGCCTACGTCACCCAGACGCGCGGCATGTATCTCGCCGGGCTTTACCACCGGGCGGGCGAGGGCGAAACCACCGAACTGGTGAATTTGCCGGATCTGGTCGGCATGGAGATTGAACTGAATGGCGAGATATTCAGCCTGCTGAGCGGTGAGCTCCTGCGGTATCACCGCGAACTCTGCTTTGCGAGCGGTGAACTGACGCGCGTGGTCGACTGGCGTTCGGCGCAGGGGTTGCGCTTTACAATAACAAGCTCGCGGTTTGTGTCGGCGCAGCGGCTGGGAGCGTTTTGCTCGCGGATAGCGATTACGCCGCATGACGGTTCAGCCACGATACGCGTCGCGACGGGCATCGACGCCACGCAAACCAACAGCGGTCGACAGCATCTGGCGGAGCGCGAACTGCGGGTATTTGACAACCGCTATTTGCAGGGGCGCTACCGCACGCTGGATAACCACTCTGACGTTACGCTGTGCTGCGCCTGCCAGGTAAGCCCGCAGGCGCAGGTGAGCTTTTCTGCTAAAAACCGGCGTCTGTTACAGCATACTCAGCAGACGATCGCCGCAGGCGAAAGCTTTACGCTGGAGAAGTGCGCATGGGTCAGCGCAACGCTCGACGGGCCGGATGATAACGCCGCCGCGCAGTCGCTTATAAGACTGCGGGAATGCGCCGTCGCAGGCTACGACGCGCTGCTGGCTGAATCCTTACAAACCCGGCGCACCTGGTGGCAGGGCGCGCGCGTTGAGGTCGAAAGCGACCGCGAGCAGGATCAGCAGGCGCTCGATTTCGCGCTCTATCACCTGCATGCCATGACGCCGCGTCACGACGAGCGCAGCAGCATCGCGGCGAAAGGACTGACCGGGGAAGGCTATAAGGGCCATGTATTCTGGGATACCGAAGTTTTCCTGTTGCCGTTTCACCTCCATACGGCGCCAGGCGTAGCGCGCCAGCTGCTGCGCTACCGCTGGCTGAATCTGGCGGGCGCGCATCGCAAGGCGGCGCGCTGCGGCTGGCAAGGCGCGCTGTTCCCGTGGGAGAGCGCACGCAGTGGCGATGAAGAGACGCCGGAATTCGCAGCCATCAATATCCGTACCGGGCTGCGCCAGAAAGTCGCCTCTGCTGAAGCGGAGCATCATCTGGTGGCGGATATCGCCTGGGCGGTCGCTGCCTACGGGCAGGCGACGGGCGACGAGGCG is a window of Cronobacter muytjensii ATCC 51329 DNA encoding:
- a CDS encoding GNAT family N-acetyltransferase, with the translated sequence MEITEADERHIPAIQQIYAYHVLHGTATFETEPPDSAEMTARLKKVRAAGLPWFVAVEDGDIRGYCYLSLYRERCAYRFTLEDSVYIAPGFQGKGIGKKLLSNAVVWAEARSFRQLVAVVGNSENTASIALHSAAGFRITGTLKSVGFKHGRWLDTVIMQRTLGQGDATFPESTG
- a CDS encoding Gfo/Idh/MocA family protein, which gives rise to MSAHQASPLRVAIIGAGQVADNVHASFYRTREEVQMVAVCDSRPEQAQAFAERHAIRHVFADVATLLADARPDVVSVCSPNRFHHEHVMQALAAGCHVMCEKPPAMTPAQADEMRQAARRAGTVLAYDFHHRFARDTQLLREQVAHGVLGDIYVTNARALRRCGVPGWGVFTNKALQGGGPLIDIGIHMLDAALFVLGFPQVSRVTAHTFQKLGTTKSSGQFGHWDPQRYTVEDALFATLEFTNGGILRLETSFALNIAPQSLMNVEFCGDKAGATLFPAHIYQDCDGELLTLMQREKADERRHQRSMEAFLDCVQGKPAPIADGEQGWQIQRLVAAIYQAAETGMCVEL
- a CDS encoding MFS transporter; translated protein: MTDGYLTGRTIFCIGMTQFINWGITFYMPGVFGSAIMAETGWSPVVTFSGLTTAMLVMGLVSPLTGPLMARTGVHTMMMAGTFAIVLGCFLMAFTHSTTSWVAVWLLTGAGMRLALYDAAFALLVETAGAGARRAITLVTLLGGLASVAFWPAGAALLHITDWRHAIIVYGCAGIVSLLFLSTVPAGHRSQPPVAGQPALPAIGTAEDRKAFISGLWYATLIALISFVSTGVSAHFPQILAAYGMPAVAGMLWGVGQVSARLLDVASGARTSAIRLSLVTGILLPFCFLAGLAGNVTPVATAIFILSYGAVNGLSTVVKAVLPLVLFDPQQYARKTGVLLSPAFLLAALAPSAYAILLERYGIPGTLLLSAILTLFITAISIVIWRRHPSSAGQNRDKNVPSIPGKNI
- a CDS encoding ArsR/SmtB family transcription factor, with protein sequence MDLNTAANALRELGHPTRLSVYRELVRAGHDGLPVGVLQKRLGIPPSTLSHHISALMSAGLVSQERQSRTLFCRPCYAQLEQLMAFLTEECCAGGSCSLSTVTTHEETSL
- a CDS encoding glycosyl hydrolase family 65 protein; the encoded protein is MNPLTTLVEARFDPHYHNKYATLMAAGNGALGVRATHDEAYVTQTRGMYLAGLYHRAGEGETTELVNLPDLVGMEIELNGEIFSLLSGELLRYHRELCFASGELTRVVDWRSAQGLRFTITSSRFVSAQRLGAFCSRIAITPHDGSATIRVATGIDATQTNSGRQHLAERELRVFDNRYLQGRYRTLDNHSDVTLCCACQVSPQAQVSFSAKNRRLLQHTQQTIAAGESFTLEKCAWVSATLDGPDDNAAAQSLIRLRECAVAGYDALLAESLQTRRTWWQGARVEVESDREQDQQALDFALYHLHAMTPRHDERSSIAAKGLTGEGYKGHVFWDTEVFLLPFHLHTAPGVARQLLRYRWLNLAGAHRKAARCGWQGALFPWESARSGDEETPEFAAINIRTGLRQKVASAEAEHHLVADIAWAVAAYGQATGDEAFMAQEGRELLEETARFWLSRTQTVNGRLELHDVIGPDEYTEHINNNAYTSYLAHYNVALALDARRRSGGPDDGFIAQCEDFLARLFLPMPRQDRVIAQDDTFFSKPTIDLTRYRAQAGSQSVLLDYSRAEVNEMQILKQADVVMLLYMLPWRFDSATVAANLDYYEPRTIHDSSLSKAIHGIVAARCGRNDEAYRFWRAGCDIDLGDAPHSSDDGIHAAAAGAIWLGAVQGFAGIRIEKGELHVTPSLPQHWTRLTFPFCWRGCQLNIAMTHDTLTLITDRAVTLFIDAAAVEIDGRTVFHLTDHGWRKEAICNPTR
- the arsH gene encoding arsenical resistance protein ArsH, with translation MNDILKNIDTSLLDVPLTEDKLRAAEVAHPPRILMLYGSLRERSYSRLTTEEAARLLTTMGAEVKIFNPSGLPLPDDAPETHPKVAELRELVLWSEGMVWCSPERHGAMTGIMKAQIDWIPLTSGAVRPSQGKTLAVMQVSGGSQSFNAVNQMRILGRWMRMITVPNQSSVAKAWAEFDEDGRMKPSPYYDRIVDVMEELMKFTLLTRGRSDYLTDRYSERKESAAQLSERVNQRSI
- a CDS encoding arsenic transporter yields the protein MFLAGAIFVLTLVLVIWQPKGLSIGWSAVIGAALALLTGVVHIGDIPVVWQIVWNATATFIAVIIISLLLDESGFFEWAALHVSRWGSGRGRLLFTYIVLLGATVAALFANDGAALILTPIVIAMLLALGFSPGATLAFVMAAGFIADTSSLPLIVSNLVNIVTADFFKLGFSEYASVMVPVNIASVAATLVMLHLFFRKDLPVTYDLAKLKVPREAIRDMRTFKAGWLVLLLLLAGFFALEPLGVPVSLVAAVAAFILWLVARKGHVIDTGKVLKGAPWQIVIFSLGMYLVVYGLRNAGLTDYLSAILNRFAEHGVWGATLGTGFLTAFLSSVMNNMPTVLVGALSIDGSTAQGAVKEAMIYANIIGCDLGPKITPIGSLATLLWLHVLAQKNITVSWGYYFRVGIVMTLPVLFVTLAALALRLSV
- a CDS encoding metalloregulator ArsR/SmtB family transcription factor, encoding MPQFQPLQLFKNLSDETRLSLVLLLREKGELCVCELTSMLKESQPKISRHLALLRDAGLLIDRRDGKWIYYRLSPHMPAWAAAVIEQAYLCQRDDILQLSQQAERNNATTNGKPVCI
- the arsC gene encoding glutaredoxin-dependent arsenate reductase, with the protein product MTDITIYHNPACGTSRNTLALIRNSGVEPTVILYLETPPSRDELKKLIADMGISVRALLRKNTEPYEHMGLAEDRFSDDELLNAMLAHPILINRPVVVTPLGTRLCRPSEAVLDILPDPQQGAFTKEDGEKVIDEHGNRISH
- a CDS encoding tail fiber assembly protein; the encoded protein is MPSYYYSPKLNAFFAAALENDYRASGTWPDDVTPISDDLYHSLIEGQADGRIITADEMGQPKLIEPTIDWRAQAEARRQMLLSQAHSVTSDWRVELMLGALPEADKASLSRWMEYIRKVKALSFTCVSDEQGFKTITWPAKPG
- a CDS encoding LysR family transcriptional regulator; its protein translation is MANLNLDYLVTFRLVVSRGSFSGAAEALGLSQPAVSLQIRQLEQALQVRLIERTSRGVRPTPAGLTLVEHSMKIDAVVSTAVESVCLHSDEITGTVTVGTGATACIHLLPPLLQQLRQVHPLLKVDVRTGNTSDIVRGVEENRIDIGLVTLPAAGKNLSIIPLGTDEFVVIMEKDASEQSAKIWTPGALLPLPLIIFEPGSGTRALIDQWFRETGHIACPVMELGSIEAIKRMVRAGLGYSIVPRMSVACIEERSGLDLYSVAPSLHRTLGAVMREDRIVSRGINEVLKSLNSSFAKKEIR